The genomic window ACGATGAGGGTCCCGACGAGGACGGCCCCGACGCCGAGTCCGAACAGCCCGTAGTTGGCGAGGGGGTTCGCCGCCGTCGTCAGATCGACGGAGTAGCGCCGCCGTGAGAGCGGCCAGAACGGTCGGATGCCCATCGGCGTCAGCGCGTCGACAACGAGGTGCGAACCGATCGAGACGAGACCGATAAGAAAAGCGAAGGTGACGAATCCAGCGTCGGCAAAGGCCGAGGACGCATCGACGAGGACGGTGGCCAGGGCGGCGAGGCCGGCACCGACGAGTAACGCGAACGGAACCGTGTGGGTCGGGCCGCGGTGCTCGATCAGCGGGAGTCGGTGATCGAAGTCAGGAAGCGTCGACAGCCCCACGCAGACGAGGCCGCCGACGATCGCGACCGGCGCGTGTCCCCACAGGGAGACGACGGTGCCAACGGGCGCGTACGCCAGAAGCGCACCGCCGTAGTGCCCCTCCTGATACATATAAACCATTATCTATACGACTGAATATAAACCCACCGTCATCGGATCGGCCGTCGAGACCGGCCGAGAGGCGGGAAACGGCGACTCCGCCGGAGCAGTCCGCCGCGACCGCTAGGGTTTTGACCGCCGCTCGCTATCTCCCGTGCGTGCAAAACGTCACCGACAGGACGAGCAACCCGTTCGGACTGCGACCGCCGTTCGATCGCTCCGATTCCGGCGACCGGCCGGCCGCGTTCGGCTACGGTGACGCCAACGCCGACTTCCACGTCATCGGCGACTTCCCCGGCGTCCACGGCGGCGAAACCACCGGCGTTCCCTTCACCGAAACCGAAGCCGGAGCCGCCGTCCAAGACATCCTCCGCGAGACCGGTTTCGCAAGCGGGCCGCAAGACGAACCCGTCCTCGAGAACTGTTTCTGGAGCTACGTCCACATGTGTAGCCTCCCGGACGGGGAGCGCCCGACCGACGAGGACTACGCCGACCTCGAGCGCTTTTTCGACGCCGAACTCCGCGCGATCAACGCCCACATCCTCCTCCCGGTCGGGGCTCGCGCGACCGATCA from Natrinema versiforme includes these protein-coding regions:
- a CDS encoding metal-dependent hydrolase, giving the protein MYQEGHYGGALLAYAPVGTVVSLWGHAPVAIVGGLVCVGLSTLPDFDHRLPLIEHRGPTHTVPFALLVGAGLAALATVLVDASSAFADAGFVTFAFLIGLVSIGSHLVVDALTPMGIRPFWPLSRRRYSVDLTTAANPLANYGLFGLGVGAVLVGTLIVVTLG
- a CDS encoding uracil-DNA glycosylase family protein; its protein translation is MQNVTDRTSNPFGLRPPFDRSDSGDRPAAFGYGDANADFHVIGDFPGVHGGETTGVPFTETEAGAAVQDILRETGFASGPQDEPVLENCFWSYVHMCSLPDGERPTDEDYADLERFFDAELRAINAHILLPVGARATDHVLREYTTQRRRFDLDMPSLHARDIRGRGFMVVPVADPVEWTDSDREAIVSKLEAILASDYRQTKGVATLVG